AGCAGCCAGGTACAGGTCCTCCTTTAAACAGATAATTGATTATAAAGATAACATCCGCCACCGTAACCTGACCATCGCAATTGGCATCGCCGGATTCTAAAGGAACTGGTGCTGGTCCGCCTTTGAAAAGATAGTTGATCAGATAGATCGCATCGCTTACTGTGACTTTACCATCTCCGTTAGCATCTCCATATTTGAACTGGGGAATGGGTTGAGCTAAGATAGCCGAAGAGGCAATCCCGGCTTTAGCAAAATCGGTGAAATATTGCATATCGAAGATTGAGACCCTATCTCCGGTAGTATGATAAGCCGAGTTGAAATCCTGAAAATCCTCAATCCCCAATATAGCTGGAAAACCATAAGCCCAGAAGGAAGCATGGTCAGAACCACCAGTTGACCCTGAGGTTATCTTTTGAGTAACCAAGGGCAGGCTATAATCATTTATCACCCCAATCATAATATCTGCCAGAGCCCCGGATGAAGAACCTGTGCCAGCATGAAGCTCAATAATATTATCATTATTCCAATCATAGGCAATCATATCGAGGTTATAAACAGCAACAATAGTGTCATCAGCTTCATAGGCTTTTTGAGCATAGGCTTCAGAGCCGAGCAACCCCTGCTCCTCGCCAGCAAAGCCGATGAATTTTATAGTATAGTCGAATTCAAAATCTTTTAATATATGAGCCGCGGTTAAAACCGCCGCAGTGCCAGAGGCATTATCATCTGCGCCCGGGGCATAATTATAAGGGTCATTAGAGGTGTTATCATAATGCGCAGTTATCAGACATTCCTTTCCCGGCTGGGTTTGACCAGGCAGAGTAGCCACGACGTTCAGCTTAGTAATACGGGGATAAGTATTACCACCCTGCTGAACCCAGGTCTGTCCCGCATCAGTGGTGTACATAATATCGTTATAGTATCCAGCCGCCCAACCCTTTAATGTGTCCACCATAAGAACCGCACAGTATGATCCGGAATTAGGGTTGGAGGCTTGAGAGGACCAGTTCGAGCCGGCATTGGTCGTGTGCAGGATAGTTCTACCCCAGCCTGCTACCCAGACCTTCATAGAATCCGGAGCGCTTACCCTATAGAGATTCTGAGTTGTTCCGCTGGTCTGAGCAACCCAATTCGTTCCCGCGTTAGTGGTGTAACGCAGATAACCGTTGTAACCGCAAACCCATCCCTTTTTACTGGTGGCGAATTCCACTTCAAGTATGATGCCAGTAGTGCCGCTGGTTTGAGAAGTCCAGCTATCACCCCGGTCAGTAGTATGAAGTATCGTCCCATTCTGTCCCACGACCCAACCCTCGAACTCGTCGATAAAGGTGATCCCATAAAGATTGTAAGAGGTACCACTCGTCTTATTGGTCCAATTCTGACCGCCATCAGTAGTATAAAGAATTGTTCCGCCATAGCCGGTCACAAACCCTCTTTTACCATCGTGAAAATAAACCCCTCTATAGTAGGTAGTATCCGGGGAGGATAATGGTGACCAGCTTTCTCCTCCATCTGTAGATTTAATGATCAGCCCGTAATATCCCACACCGTAAAGCGTCTCAGGGGTAGGATTAGAAAGTGCCCGTAAGCCGTAATAGTCTGCGCCGCTTATATAATTCCAGTGCTCACCGGCATCTGTGGTCTTCCACATCCCCGAATTAAATTCTCCCAACCAAGCTGTATCTCCAGTCGGTGTGCAGACCATATCCATCGTTTGAATAAGGCTGGTTGTGGCAATGTTGAAAGTATCATACCAGGCAGTCAATCCAAAGCTCTCGAATTGTTCTTTCAAATATTGAGCCGCCCTGTCGCATTTATCAGTATAAGTATACCGGGTCAGCAATGTATCTGCATTCCCTCCGATTGTAACCGGATGTTCTCCTGAAAGTGAGCTGTCCCAACCAGCCAGTTCGGATGTAGTAACCTTCTGAATTATTTCATCAATCAAAGGATTGTAGACTAACGCCTTACCCCTGGAGACAAGAGGAAGCTCAGCTTCTGGCTTAAGAGGAAGAGGTCTTTTCTTGATCAGTCTTAATTCCAGGCCAAAAGAGGTCAGTTCTTCGATTCTTCGAGGATTCCCCTTGACTATCGCCTTCTCCCCTTTTGCTTCCAGGACTGTGGCTTTTTCTTTGATCTGAGTCAGATATTTAGAGATATCTTCACCAGGTTTTGCATAGACAAAAAAGTAAAGTGAGTATTCTGGCTCATTATCCAGAATCTCATAGGAGATGCCTAAGCTTTTGAGATACTCCAGGTTCTGAGATGTTGCTTCAGCTAAGTAGTAATCAGCAGTCTTAGCATAGGCTTTTATCCCGGAACTTGAGAGAATACCAATCTTCTCTGGAGTGAATGCACTTACCTTGATAAGGTAACTTTCCTGAGCCACCCCCTGAGAAACAAATCCGAAAAGGATAACCAGAACTGAAACGAAGAGGAGCTTTTTCAATCTTACCTCCTGGAGTTAAAGGTTTTAATTAGATTTCAGCAAAAACAATTATTCCTTACTAAGAAAACCTTTCGTGCTTGCCAGATCTCCCGAGCTGACAGGTCCAATCTTTTCCGTCGGGTCAGGGGACCCGACGACCACATATACTCTTTAAAAAGACCGACAGAAGAAACCGATCCCCCTCCTTGACACTTTCAAAAGGAATATAATCAACCGTAATAATTTGTCAACTCAGTAATTTACTCTAATGCAAATAGAAGCAAAAAGGTCTTAATACTGCATATTTTAAGCCTTGACTCGTATAATATTAGGAATTATATTTCCAAAAATTTTTTGACTGATAATCGCTTATGTCACAAAATGATTATAAATACTTAAAAGATCACGAGGACCAGCTCCTCAAATGCCTCAAATGCGGCACCTGTCTCCCTGCTTGCCCTTTGTATGCTGAGATGAAGTACGAACCAGCCGCTCCCAGAGGAAGGGTAGCTTTAATCGATGCAGCCTATAAGGGGGATATCGATTTAACTGAGGTCTTCAGGAAAAAAGTTGCTTTCTGCCTTAACTGCAAAGCCTGCGTAGAAGCCTGTCCCAGCGGAGTCAGGGTGGATGACCTGATACTTACTGCCAGGGCAGAATTAGTTGAACGTGGGAAACTTACGCTCATTGAGAGGATGATCTTCAGGCATTTGATGAAAAGAGGAAGACTCCTCCCTCCTGTGGCAAAATGGGCAACTTTCATGGGAAGATTAGCCCAGAAAATGCTGCCCGACAGCACAGCTTTGAAACTTTTTCTGCCTATTCCGGAGGGTTTTAAGGAGAGAATCTATCCCAGGATCGCCAAGAAAAATGCCAGAAAAAG
This genomic interval from Candidatus Zixiibacteriota bacterium contains the following:
- a CDS encoding M20/M25/M40 family metallo-hydrolase — its product is MKKLLFVSVLVILFGFVSQGVAQESYLIKVSAFTPEKIGILSSSGIKAYAKTADYYLAEATSQNLEYLKSLGISYEILDNEPEYSLYFFVYAKPGEDISKYLTQIKEKATVLEAKGEKAIVKGNPRRIEELTSFGLELRLIKKRPLPLKPEAELPLVSRGKALVYNPLIDEIIQKVTTSELAGWDSSLSGEHPVTIGGNADTLLTRYTYTDKCDRAAQYLKEQFESFGLTAWYDTFNIATTSLIQTMDMVCTPTGDTAWLGEFNSGMWKTTDAGEHWNYISGADYYGLRALSNPTPETLYGVGYYGLIIKSTDGGESWSPLSSPDTTYYRGVYFHDGKRGFVTGYGGTILYTTDGGQNWTNKTSGTSYNLYGITFIDEFEGWVVGQNGTILHTTDRGDSWTSQTSGTTGIILEVEFATSKKGWVCGYNGYLRYTTNAGTNWVAQTSGTTQNLYRVSAPDSMKVWVAGWGRTILHTTNAGSNWSSQASNPNSGSYCAVLMVDTLKGWAAGYYNDIMYTTDAGQTWVQQGGNTYPRITKLNVVATLPGQTQPGKECLITAHYDNTSNDPYNYAPGADDNASGTAAVLTAAHILKDFEFDYTIKFIGFAGEEQGLLGSEAYAQKAYEADDTIVAVYNLDMIAYDWNNDNIIELHAGTGSSSGALADIMIGVINDYSLPLVTQKITSGSTGGSDHASFWAYGFPAILGIEDFQDFNSAYHTTGDRVSIFDMQYFTDFAKAGIASSAILAQPIPQFKYGDANGDGKVTVSDAIYLINYLFKGGPAPVPLESGDANCDGQVTVADVIFIINYLFKGGPVPGC